The following proteins come from a genomic window of Larimichthys crocea isolate SSNF chromosome III, L_crocea_2.0, whole genome shotgun sequence:
- the rab11fip1a gene encoding rab11 family-interacting protein 1 isoform X1, whose protein sequence is MSLAEQSQQWFPTSVQVTVHQARSLRVKGKNGTNDSYAIIQVAKDKFSTSVAERSVAPVWKEEASFDLPLFHPGNAERCTLYVVVMHRAQVGLDKFLGQAVVNLLDLHDNNTRKKTDWFKLVDKSNKEDKPRGEVLLDIQFMRNNMSASMFDLSMQDKPRSRISKLKDKVRGKKKDGFSDSASAIVPSVSQVLTDSEAEADAQSLNQTPGVKKKTKLKTLFAPKSNLQRNISQSMSTLGTLPEKNSSLSGSRSSGLNVDSPEVKKKFKFLGHKRTGSSDSKVSQGPFSLLGRSKQSNSDLNNLCINGSHVYAEEESKSGSTLSLNSSGQGSVEDVRKHTSDADSFISVPVPSIQIESNKEILEQQRHQEEEERRQAEERRRAEAKRLEEEEKYRAEAKRLQEEEERRHQEEQERKRRYLEDEAKRKKQREEEEERRKQEEERRMLEAAENQRLEEERRKAEEQKRQEEASMSDRLTSLFGMIRKKEEKKEEAPTPAPRRDSREPDQPISTNPFEEIPLSSDLPVSSNESPADHQKSSRNPEPISVMHFLNRTAKVSAVKPRFTQSLESEPADCQTPSQLCSSPTISESTLSSVPSESPETFSDLHLSLAPPNLSQSPLGSPRGSVENLSSVGSSPTMADWKKRALLPPHPVQGTQTGGSLAPVREINNPAYIEVDGSQQGKRMSIPLPDYETLFPQKRHGVQGQTRWDHIIAEVTQRKRDTEPEHLGPEMSVDGPVDQHRHSLRSSLPQESPAAKHHQTQPQEPKPVSSKKAPAPAPPKYVSALHSQPVANSSQSPSPNIARQPLMKPNPSPVPGPINTDIPSRESLSTRSRDGARKALQPPAQPRPSSPMERDTAPTDDQRKTPVHVNKEVPTAKPRQRVSGKEPVQQDSAVTPVTSLNSNIHTSSPNMSSVDRKGRQIKDNFVEFDPFPTSDLLPKDPWAQVKQKEAVKFEDLGMTPDDLDNIFGQERTIDPFASFNGSISNKHSEHKDKDDISKQASPTFQRRNSQKRNQSLPSATHSDNKPRHEEETTIPKSDQGFSAWGVTNESVTPKLEADVKTQSRLYGERKDPFGAEPFTATSSLSSEPLQVVLEEPEPQAGALSGGKTPLRAWVSPSEVQPVSAQNSSGGGLALTARRPHPVKPMSSVENQHPISTPAVKEMKVRDSTPGKFQVPDSVGSGPYTQLTQEELITLVVKQQTDLSRKDAKIVELEEYIDNLLVRVIEEKPTILHSLNSKPV, encoded by the exons ATGTCTCTGGCCGAGCAGAGCCAGCAATGGTTCCCTACGAGCGTGCAGGTAACGGTGCACCAGGCTCGGAGCCTGCGGGTGAAGGGCAAGAACGGCACCAACGACTCCTACGCCATCATCCAGGTGGCCAAGGACAAGTTCTCCACCTCGGTGGCCGAGAGGAGCGTCGCCCCGGTGTGGAAGGAGGAGGCGTCCTTCGACCTGCCGCTCTTCCACCCGGGCAACGCCGAGCGCTGCACGCTGTATGTCGTCGTGATGCACCGGGCTCAGGTCGGGCTCGACAAGTTCCTGGGTCAGGCTGTGGTGAACCTGCTGGACCTCCACGACAACAACACCCGCAAGAAGACAGA ttGGTTCAAGCTGGTGGACAAGAGCAACAAAGAGGACAAGCCGCGAGGGGAGGTGCTGCTCGATATCCAGTTCATGAGGAACAACATGTCGGCTAGCATGTTTGACCTTTCCATGCAGGACAAACCTCGCTCCCGCATCTCTAAGCTGAAGGACAAAGTCCGCGGGAAGAAAAAGGACGGCTTCTCCGACTCTGCCTCAGCTATCGTGCCCTCCGTCAGCCAGGTCCTCACAGACAGCGAGGCCGAGGCCGATGCACAGTCGCTCAACCAGACTCCAGGAGTGAAGAAGAAAACGAAGCTCAAAACACTCTTTGCTCCTAAATCAAACTTGCAGCGTAACATCTCACAGTCCATGTCCACACTGGGAACTCTTCCCGAGAAGAATTCATCTCTCAGTGGCAGCCGCTCATCTGGCCTCAATGTAGACTCTCCTGAAG ttaaaaagaaattcaaattcCTGGGACACAAGCGAACCGGCAGCTCTGACAGCAAGGTGTCCCAAGGTCCTTTCTCCCTCCTGGGTCGCTCCAAGCAAAGCAACAGCGACCTGAACAACCTGTGCATCAACGGCAGCCACGTGTACGCAGAAGAGGAGTCCAAGAGTGGATCTACTCTCAGCCTGAACAGCTCGGGCCAAGGATCTGTGGAGGATGTCCGCAAACACACCTCTGATGCAGATTCCTTCATAAGTGTGCCTGTCCCTTCCATACAGATAGAGTCCAACAAAGAAATACTGGAGCAACAGCGCCatcaagaggaggaggagagaaggcaGGCCGAAGAAAGACGCAGGGCAGAGGCCAAGaggctggaggaagaggagaaataCAGGGCAGAGGCCAAAAgactgcaggaggaagaggagcgcaGACaccaagaggagcaggagaggaagagacgcTACCTCGAGGACgaagcaaagaggaagaaacagagggaggaggaggaggagcggaggAAGCAAGAGGAAGAACGCAGGATGCTGGAAGCGGCAGAAAACCAAAGGCTTGAGGAGGAGCGTCGCAAAGCAGAGGAGCAGAAACGACAGGAGGAGGCGTCCATGAGCGACAGGCTGACGTCTCTGTTCGGAATGAtcagaaagaaggaggagaagaaagaagaggcgCCCACACCGGCTCCTCGCAGGGACTCCAGAGAACCCGATCAACCGATCTCCACCAACCCGTTTGAGGAGATCCCGCTCAGCTCAGATCTTCCAGTCAGCAGCAACGAAAGCCCAGCTGATCATCAGAAATCCAGCCGCAACCCTGAACCCATCTCCGTCATGCACTTCCTCAACCGCACCGCTAAAGTGTCTGCAGTCAAACCCAG ATTTACTCAATCTCTGGAGTCTGAACCTGCTGACTGCCAGACCCCCAGTCAGCTGTGTTCTTCCCCAACCATCTCTGAGTCTACCCTGTCTAGCGTCCCGTCCGAGTCCCCTGAAACTTTCTCCGACCTCCACTTATCCCTGGCTCCACCAAACTTAAGTCAGAGCCCGCTTGGTTCCCCTCGTGGCAGCGTAGAGAATTTGTCCTCTGTGGGGTCTTCACCCACCATGGCGGATTGGAAGAAAAGAGCCCTACTGCCACCGCACCCAGTACAAGGAACGCAAACTGGAGGAAGTCTTGCACCTGTCAGAGAGATTAATAATCCTGCGTACATAGAGGTGGATGGATCGCAGCAAGGCAAAAGAATGTCTATACCACTTCCTGATTATGAAACACTGTTTCCTCAAAAGAGACATGGAGTGCAAGGGCAGACTCGATGGGACCACATAATCGCTGAGGTCACTCAGAGAAAGAGGGACACTGAACCTGAACATCTGGGTCCAGAGATGAGTGTGGATGGCCCAGTGgaccagcacagacacagtctTAGGTCTTCACTCCCACAGGAGAGTCCTGCCGCGAAGCATCATCAGACACAACCACAGGAGCCCAAACCCGTGTCATCAAAAAAAGCACCAGCCCCAGCTCCCCCTAAATATGTCTCCGCTCTGCACAGTCAACCAGTAGCAAATTCCAGTCAAAGTCCGAGTCCGAATATTGCCCGCCAACCTCTCATGAAACCTAATCCATCTCCAGTCCCAGGACCTATAAACACTGATATTCCAAGCAGAGAAAGTCTCTCAACGAGGTCCAGGGATGGAGCAAGGAAGGCGTTGCAACCGCCAGCTCAACCCAGACCAAGTAGCCCAATGGAGAGGGACACTGCACCCACAGATgatcaaagaaaaacaccagtCCACGTGAACAAAGAGGTACCCACAGCCAAACCCAGGCAGAGAGTTAGCGGCAAAGAGCCAGTGCAGCAAGATTCTGCTGTGACACCAGTTACCTCTCTGAATAGTAACATTCACACATCTAGTCCAAATATGAGCAGCGTGGACCGAAAAGGCAGGCAGATAAAAGATAACTTTGTAGAGTTTGATCCATTCCCCACCAGTGATCTTCTTCCCAAAGACCCATGGGCACAGGTGAAGCAGAAGGAAGCAGTGAAGTTCGAAGACCTGGGAATGACACCAGACGATCTCGATAACATTTTTGGTCAAGAGAGAACAATAGATCCATTTGCTAGTTTTAATGGCAgcatttcaaacaaacacagcgaGCACAAGGACAAAGATGACATTTCGAAGCAAGCCAGTCCCACTTTCCAAAGAAGGAACTCGCAGAAACGGAACCAGAGTCTACCATCCGCAACTCACTCAGATAATAAGCCTCGACATGAGGAAGAAACAACCATCCCCAAATCTGATCAAGGCTTCTCTGCATGGGGTGTCACAAATGAGTCTGTCACACCAAAGCTTGAAGctgatgtgaaaacacagagCCGTTTGTACGGAGAGAGAAAGGATCCGTTCGGAGCAGAACCGTTCACTGCAACGTCCTCCTTGTCCTCGGAGCCTCTGCAGGTAGTTTTGGAGGAACCAGAGCCTCAGGCGGGAGCTTTGTCTGGTGGAAAGACGCCTTTGAGGGCCTGGGTGTCACCATCTGAGGTTCAGCCTGTCAGTGCTCAGAATAGCAGTGGAGGTGGGCTAGCCTTAACTGCACGCAG
- the adgra2 gene encoding adhesion G protein-coupled receptor A2 has product MTGGGGAAEVRSSRRTMFAPGVGIPLLPGRLVLMLLLLSASEPRFSQACPGLLASTSGCSCTDERSKAHGVQTVGRRVSCSKEELSEPPDASLLPNRTVTLILSHNKIRVLRNGSFFGFYALEKLDLKHNLISTIMPGAFQGLSELRKLDLSNNRIGCLTADMFQGLANLTKLNLSGNIISTMDPGVFQELPSLKQVNFNSDYLSCDCGLRWVPGFFRGSSARLGDETLCAYPRSLKGKPLRGLRESQLSCDGPLELHTLSLLPSQRQVVFKGDRLPFHCTAALVDKITTLHWRHNGQLVTSDPEMGVQLENSVLHDCTFITSELILFNVHVEARGEWECVVSTGRGNTSRSVEIVVLENSASFCPEDKVINNRGEFRWPRTLAGITSHQYCLQLRYPSLSVEGGIEQKKASRYCDRTGKWQEGDYSDCHYTNGITRVLHTFILRPINASNAVTLAHQVRTYTLEAAGFTDSVDVLYVAQMMEKFMEYVRQLRELSEVLVEMGSNLMQVDDQILALAQREKRACSSIVYSLETLAWPQLHSHAQDFSMASRNIVMEAHLIRPAHFTGITCTVYQRPEVSTGSVGMEMAESAHEQQLRFHCSTGSHNTSLNNSARKNSVALASVTLPATLFPPDAPADCKLQFVAFRTGRFFPLSGNSSGSGEHSRRRSVNTPVIFVGLDGCSMWNHSEPIWVSLRHLSPGTDAVAAQWSLKALEKHGSWSQEGCQLVHSDSSTSTMRCSLLSNYAVLQEVPDFPNSTPISVRVLHPVVYACTAVLLLCLFTIIITHILHHSSIHISRKSWHTLLNTCFHIAMTTAVYAGGISLTSYPVVCQAVGITLHYSSLSTLLWIGVSARVIYKEAVWRMPRQPEGESPTPPTQRPMLRFYLIAGGVPLIICGITAAVNVNNYGDNSPYCWLVWRPSLGSFFVPAGLVVLVTWIYFLCTVFRLRHREAKECTGTTLSSPVTESQPALAGSTSLLSTDSVVGPINPVVAPEDQYSLKTQFLVLVATHFLFVVLWCCGAMAMWLTGHTSLLFSCLYGMAAIVLGVFLVVHHCFQRLDVQASWLACCPGYRRSHPMSTYTHTCTTGSGVQTSEQGSQLFINCHPPGDSHNSSSARSSSTPSGISSMGPGPCKLTNLLQVAQDNPNNTSRAPAGNNTSTSTDNITKPANNVLPTINSAAPVHPQRRKVSSRTKQGSSQYHHRGEGRGHYRLKALRTAAGGGSLGALGPSGLEHLSASHAVYKQATSENGSIHHSLSENQASPLTNGKRVGESVATSPSEGSDGGSSGSRKPFPLLPSMASRAAMHGAQRRCASRDNLKLAAAAERDTKRCSYPLNSVTTTVPGAAAPNGTLKNSVFELEQDMSGTDHSQSSVGMKSGLWKSETTV; this is encoded by the exons gataCTGAGCCACAACAAAATCCGAGTTCTGAGAAATGGATCCTTCTTTGGATTTTATGCTTTGGAGAAACT GGACCTCAAGCACAACTTAATCAGCACCATCATGCCGGGAGCCTTCCAAGGCCTGTCTGAGCTTCGGAAACT CGACCTATCCAACAACCGTATTGGCTGCCTGACTGCAGACATGTTCCAGGGATTGGCCAACCTCACTAAACT GAACCTCTCTGGAAACATCATATCAACCATGGAtccaggagtgtttcaggagctgCCGTCCCTTAAGCAAGT CAACTTCAACTCAGACTACCTGTCCTGTGACTGCGGGTTGCGTTGGGTGCCGGGCTTCTTTCGCGGCAGTTCAGCCCGTTTGGGGGACGAAACCCTGTGTGCCTACCCCAGAAGCCTGAAGGGAAAGCCCCTGCGTGGACTAAGGGAAAGCCAGCTGAGCTGTG atGGTCCTCTGGAGCTGCACACCCTGTCCCTGCTGCCGTCCCAACGTCAGGTGGTCTTCAAAGGTGACCGGCTGCCGTTCCACTGCACTGCCGCCTTGGTGGATAAGATCACCACCTTGCACTGGCGACACAATGGTCAGctggtgacctctgacccagAGATGGGTGTCCAGCTTGAAAACAGTGTGCTGCATGACTGCACCTTCATCACCAG TGAGCTTATTCTGTTCAACGTACATGTGGAGGCCAGGGGAGAGTGGGAGTGTGTGGTTTCTACTGGGCGGGGCAATACCTCTCGCAGTGTTGAAATAGTGGTGCTGGAGAACAGTGCCTCCTTCTGTCCAGAGGATAAAGTTATCAACAACCGTGGAGAGTTCAG GTGGCCCAGAACTCTGGCAGGGATCACCTCTCATCAGTACTGCCTGCAGCTGCGTTACCCCTCCCTGTCTGTGGAAGGAGGCATCGAGCAGAAAAAAGCCTCTCGATACTGTGACCGTACTGGAAAGTGGCAGGAGGGTGACTATTCAGATTGTCACTACACCAACGGCATCACCCGTGTCCTGCATACCTTCATCCTG AGACCCATCAACGCCTCCAATGCCGTCACTTTGGCACATCAGGTGCGCACATACACCCTGGAGGCTGCAGGCTTCACCGACTCCGTGGACGTGTTGTACGTGGCGCAGATGATGGAGAAGTTTATGGAATATGTCAGACAGCTGCGAGAG ttgtCAGAGGTGTTGGTCGAGATGGGGAGCAACCTGATGCAGGTGGATGATCAGATCCTCGCTCtcgcacagagagagaagagagcctGCAGCTCCATAGTCTACTCTCTTGAGACGTTGGCCTGGCCTCAGCTGCACAGCCATGCTCAGGACTTCTCCATG GCGTCCAGGAACATCGTGATGGAGGCCCACTTAATTCGACCAGCCCACTTCACTGGTATAACCTGCACTGTGTATCAGCGCCCTGAGGTCTCGACGGGCAGCGTGGGAATGGAAATGGCAGAGTCCGCTCACGAGCAGCAGCTTCgttttcactgcagcactgGCTCCCATAACACCTCCCTCAACAATTCTGCCCGGAAG aattcaGTAGCCCTGGCGTCTGTGACACTCCCAGCTActctgtttcctcctgatgCTCCTGCAGACTGTAAGCTTCAATTTGTAGCTTTCAGAACTGGCAGGTTTTTCCCGCTGTCTGGGAACTCAAGCGGCAGTGGGGAGCACTCTCGCCGACGTAGCGTCAACACCCCTGTCATCTTTGTTGGCCTCG atGGCTGCAGCATGTGGAACCACTCAGAGCCCATCTGGGTTTCGCTGCGCCACTTGTCCCCTGGTACTGATGCTGTGGCAGCCCAGTGGAGCCTGAAAGCGCTGGAGAAACATGGAAGCTGGAGTCAGGAAGGCTGTCAGCTGGtccacagtgacagcagcaccTCCACGATGCGTTGCTCCCTGCTTAGCAACTACGCCGTGCTGCAG GAGGTGCCTGACTTCCCCAACTCCACACCTATCTCTGTAAGGGTGCTCCACCCTGTGGTCTACGCCTGCACTGCAGTGCTCCTCCTTTGCCTCtttaccatcatcatcacacacatactacaCCACag CTCTATTCACATATCAAGAAAAAGCTGGCACACATTATTGAATACCTGCTTCCACATTGCCATGACAACAGCCGTCTACGCAGGGGGCATAAGCTTGACCAGCTACCCAGTGGTTTGTCAAGCG GTGGGCATCACCCTGCACTACTCCTCGCTGTCGACCCTGCTGTGGATCGGAGTCAGCGCCAGAGTCATCTACAAAGAAGCGGTGTGGAGAATGCCGCGGCAGCCCGAGGGAGAGTCTCCTACCCCACCTACTCAGCGACCTATGCTCAG GTTCTATTTGATAGCTGGTGGAGTTCCTCTTATCATTTGTGGGATCACTGCAGCTGTCAATGTCAATAACTATGGAGACAACAGCCCTTA CTGCTGGCTGGTGTGGCGCCCCAGCCTGGGGTCTTTCTTTGTCCCCGCTGGCCTAGTGGTGTTGGTGACCTGGATCTATTTCCTGTGCACTGTGTTTCGCCTGAGGCATCGTGAGGCCAAAGAATGCACCGGAACCACCCTGTCCTCTCCCGTGACTGAGAGCCAGCCTGCACTGGCAGGAAGCACCAGCCTCCTCTCCACAGACTCAGTGGTGGGACCTATAAACCCTGTTGTGGCGCCTGAGGACCAGTATTCACTGAAGACACAGTTCTTGGTGCTGGTGGCAacccacttcctgtttgtggttCTGTGGTGTTGTGGAGCCATGGCAATGTGGCTGACGGGGCACACTAGCTTGTTGTTTAGCTGTCTTTATGGGATGGCTGCCATAGTCTTGGGGGTGTTTCTGGTAGTGCACCACTGCTTCCAACGTCTGGATGTGCAGGCCTCATGGCTGGCGTGTTGCCCTGGCTATCGGCGTTCCCATCCCATGTCTACTTACACGCACACCTGCACTACAGGGAGTGGAGTGCAGACCTCTGAGCAGGGATCACAACTATTCATCAACTGCCATCCACCTGGTGACTCTCACAACTCCTCATCAGCTCGATCGTCATCCACGCCGAGTGGAATTAGCAGCATGGGCCCCGGGCCCTGCAAGCTCACCAATCTGTTGCAGGTGGCTCAAGACAATCCAAATAACACTTCACGGGCCCCTGCAGGCAACAACACCAGCACCAGTACTGACAACATCACCAAGCCAGCAAACAATGTTCTGCCAACCATTAACTCTGCAGCCCCAGTGCATCCCCAGAGAAGGAAAGTGAGTAGCAGAACTAAACAAGGGAGCAGCCAGTATCACCATCGAGGTGAGGGCAGAGGACACTATCGTCTCAAAGCTCTAAGGACTGCTGCAGGTGGTGGCAGCCTGGGAGCTTTAGGTCCCAGTGGTTTAGAGCACCTCAGTGCTTCACATGCAGTTTACAAACAGGCCACGAGTGAGAATGGCAGCATCCACCACAGCCTTTCAGAGAACCAAGCCAGCCCGCTTACCAATGGGAAGCGTGTTGGAGAGTCAGTGGCAACCAGCCCCTCAGAGGGAAGCGACGGAGGCAGCAGCGGGAGCCGCAAACCCTTCCCCTTGCTGCCTTCCATGGCCAGCAGAGCGGCCATGCACGGCGCTCAGAGACGATGTGCCAGTAGGGACAATTTAAAactggcagctgctgcagagcgaGATACTAAGCGCTGCTCCTACCCTTTGAACAGTGTCACCACCACAGTGCCTGGGGCCGCTGCCCCAAATGGCACCCTCAAAAACTCAGTGTTCGAGCTGGAGCAGGACATGAGTGGCACAGATCATTCCCAGAGCTCCGTCGGAATGAAGAGTGGTTTGTGGAAAAGCGAAACCACAGTGTAA